AGATGAAAAAAGACCAATCGTCACTATGTTCGTGGCCTTTTCTAATACCTATAAGGGAAACCCGAAAGAGCCCCGTTGGCTTGTAAATGCACGAGTTATATCCCGCATTGTCTGACCCTTGCTTGTTTGCGACTGAGCTAACCTCGTGTCTTAGAAGCCTCGGGTTGACAACCGGTTAATATGGGATGaggatatttatttatctttgGTTTTCTATTCGTTTCTATGATAGAATACACAGCCTAATCCTCTATTGAACAATCTTTCTTCATCCTGAAAATCACTGGCTCAGAATGGTTGGTCACTCCACCAGTCTAAGgcctctccttcatctctcaGCGGAGGAGAGGAATTTTGCCCAGATTTTGAGCATTATCCAGCGGTATTACTAAGATAGAATATGTAAAGAAGCCATAGACTATCTGGAAACACTTTTCTTTTGGCATTGACCGATGTTTTGTCTGTTCATGGTCTACTGTCACTAAACAACTTCACAATAGAGCTGCCAAATCGAGAGGCAAGTATGTTAAAAAGTTTAAACCACTGAATGTATGAATCGATATCCAGATATTCTGAGATTATGGTAGTCTTTCATTTGTCAAGATCTTGCATTGATGCTTACCAGAGAGACGAAGAATGACCAATAGTACTCTTTCTACCATAAGATATCACCATAGGACCCCCTTTCTTAGCAGTATTTAACATCAAATTCTCTATCACAAATCCTATATCTTGTTGTCCTGAGTTTGACGAATACTTGTATACTTAGCGAGCGGATGTCATACGAAGGCGCTGGATCTCGGTTGACTTGGCTATCACTGGAGCTGAGCAACACTATGAAGCTGAACTCTCCAGTGCAATATTGAATCCCGCGCATGATCAAGCCGTTCCACCAGATAACAGACATTTGCTATGCTAATCATGCTACAGATAGCCAGACCAAATCCGTGGCAAGCATTTGATGTATTGTCATACGTGCTCATTTGTGAGTTTATAGCCCACCTACAATTATCTATTCAATGACGACCCTGATATGCACAGGAACGGCACCTGTTTTGTATGAGAAAAGAATAGTCAAAGCTTCAGTCTGAAAGACGGCTCGTCACTGTATCCTCTCAACCCCTATCAAGTTACCGTCTAAGCGTATGCTGCCCAGTCTCAGAAACCACTCATTTAACAGATCTTGATTTGCGCTGTCTTCCCCTATCTTCACATCATACCTCATATCACAAAAAGACCAAAGTTCACTTTTGTCCCACTCCAGACCCCATATCCTAAGGGCCATGAAATTCATGAGGTTGAAAAAAATATCTTTTGAAAAATCCCCGCAACCGATCGATGCAATTACCGTGCGTGACAACTAACCCATGACAAGATCaaaacatcatcagccttactgagccttcttggcaaACTCCACCCGCAGAATGAGATGCTTGAAACCAAATCCGTCCATCTTCGCACAAGCCTTGACGGCATCGCCCCGATCCGCGAAGCTGATGAACGCAAAGCCCTTGGCCATACCGGTTTCCCGGTCCTTGGCAAGGAATACTCGGGTGACGCGGCCGAAGCGCTCGAACATGTCGCGCAGCTCTTGCTCCTCTGCCATCTCGGAGACCTGGATGTTGTTAGTATGAATATGTAGAGGGGCGGCATGACGGCACTTACGTTGGTGACACGCAGTGTAGCAAAGTCGTCCCTCTCGCCGAACTTGGATCCCATTCTCTCGCCAGCTCCCCTGTCTCCACGCAGAGCGGGAGGAACATATGAACCCTTCTTGGCACCAGCAGCGCCcgcaccagcagcagagggCTCGTCTCCcataccagcagcaacgtCCGCAGCGCCGGTCTCTCCGATGGGCGCCATGGTATCCTTGTAAGGACACCTGGCAGTGAAATGCTGACCGTTGCAGATACGGCACTTGACctgcttgtccttgagcttgtccttCATGGACTGGGCGTTGGCGTCGGCGGACTCATCCTTCTCGGCCTTTCGCCAGTTGACGCTTGGTCGGAAGATGATGTTCTCGCCGACGGAGGTGGTGTCGGGGGCAGGGCCGGGAGGATCCTTTGCGCTGAGGCCGAACTTGGGCCAGGTTTTTCGGTCGGCGACGCGGGGGTTTACGGTCTCGGTGTGGGTGGTGAAGCGAATTCGGCGGGTGGTCTTGACCTTTCGGCCGTCGTCATCGTAACGGAATGTGATGATGGTCTTTGTTCCATCCTTGTTGGAGATGGTCTGAGGCTCGGGGAGATCGGTGGAGGTctcctcgatatcatcgTCGTCGGCCCAGTCGTGCCTGTTTTTGAATGGTGGGGTTAGTCAAAGGATATCGATATAACACCCCAGTCAAGGAGAGCAGAGCAACTCACTTGGGCTGGTTCGCTACGGCGGCAGCCATTTTGAATCGAGCGTATCCGTGCGATTTGTTCGGGAATTCTGTGTAGGTCTCGCGGTGCCGTAGGGATGCGTCGTCGTGGCTCGTCCAGGCGTCACTTCGTGATCGTGGGGTTTTAGTGATAGTTGAATTTATTCACTTTTTCGTGGTGCGGCGGTTTGAGCAGTGGTGGGGCAGAAGTCAAGCCACAGCTGCTCGAGGCGATGGATGGTCGAATCACATGATGTGCACTAGCCACAGGGCCAACTTTATCCGATCCGGCCGTCGAAAGCATGAATTGATGATTAACGGTGTAATTCGGTTACGTTACTCTGAGGGATCTCAACCTGAGGCTCGATAGTTTTGTTACGTGGGATCATGCCATTGACAGAATTTGAATTGAATCATCATGGAGATTGCCACTGGTTAAACGGAAAAGCGGCATGAGAGGATTCGAACACGGAAGAGGGATGTGTGGCGCAGCTGAACTCGTGCAACAAGTTGAATTCGGGGTTTGTTTCAGAGCCGCATTTGAAGCAAATACTCACTCGTATAAAATGATTTGATAAGAGCCAAAACGATTATTCGACATGTGTTAAAAACCTGACACAAATCTGTGACTCGGTAAATATCCTTGAAAGGGTTTCCTTGttggaagatgagatgaactTCCATGTCAAAAACGCCAAGGGACAGGCGCTCGAGCCAAGCGTGGCGCAGCTGAAAGAGAGTCCAATCCGGTCCACGTAATGGAGCAACGCGGTCTCTGTGGCGCTCGGAAGCGCGCTGAGGCCATGTGAGAGGATACGGGGACcggggagaagaggagggaggGAGCTTGAGACTGACTTTGGcaccaacgccaaaaacCAATCTACTACGAGTGGCTTTGGGCACTTCTCCTCACTATCCGAGGCCGTTGTCTTTTTCCTTTTGTATTCCTTCACATCCACTTTCTCTCTTTCACTCTTCCATTCAcatcttcacttcttcaTTAATTCTCTTGGCGATCGCTATTTCTTTCGCCCATATATCTCGATAACTTTGCGCGCGATACCCCAAATCCACTACCTCCTTTTCTGTCGCAAACAATCACACCATGGCTTTTAAGCAAGAAGAACCTCCCGCCTACGGCCCTCCCCCAGGTGCCCCTCAGCCTACATACGGCGGCTACCAACAAGACCCATACGGCCAGCAGCAAGGTCAATTCCAACAGGGCGGCCAGCAGCAAGGCTACTATCAACAAGGTCCTCCTCAGATGGGCTACTACAACCAGCAACAAGGTCCCTTTCCCGCTGGTCAGGGTCCCtatcctcctcaacaaggcCCCTACGGACAGCCTCCCCCTCAGGGCTACTATTCCCAAGATGATCAGAGAGGAGgcggtggtgctggtggcgGTATCATGACTGGCCTTCTCGCTGGTCTGGCGTGCTGCTGCTGTTTGGACTGCCTCTTCTAAATGCCGATTCACTGCGACTCGATACCACCGCCGATAGCGGACATGCAGACAAATGGAGGGATCGGAAGCGCAGCGTGGCGCATCAGCAAATGGAAATGGTTTCCTGTTTCACGGCGTTGGGGATCATTTGACTACAGAGCTCTGATTCTATGTTATGTGTTTCTTTGTTTCCTCGATAAAGTACGACTTATAATTTCATAATATTCAGTCTCAATACGTATATTTGACCCTAGGTGTGAATGCCAAGCCATAACTGATATGATACTATGCTGCGGCAAAGGCTGTCTCAAACTCGGACCTAACCTTTGCGACACAATCATTTGTGTAAATCATCTTTTGTACATCCGGCGATGTCCACTTATCAGGAACCGAACCACTCGTCTTGTGCTCCTTGAACATCCTATCTCTCTCCTCCTTTGCTTTTCCTTCGCCCAGATGCAGTGTTCGACCAGACAGATATGCCATTTCGACCAGATTCGAGGTCCATTCCTTTCGAGATTGCTCATACACCTTCAAGCACTTGGCAATAGTCTCGGGCTGAGTGTCGGGGGCAAGGGACAGAACCTCGGCGATTGTTGAACCGTCCTCAATAGCCATTGCAGCTCCTTGGCTAAGATGGGGGAGCGTTGGATGACAAGCGTCTCCTAACAATGCTACTGATCCTTGAGTCCATGTAGGCAATGGCTTGTACATCCTTAGTCGCCACTCGCAGACTTCTCCTTCAGGGACCAGGTTGAGCATCTTCTGTACAAGAGGACAGAATGTCTCAAACACTTCCAACATAACTTTCTTAGATCCCTTGGTTGTGTATGTGATAGAAGGAGCGGATGCAAAGTTGTCATCTGGCTGGACAGTTGAAAGGTTGTAAATGGACTTATTGGCGATTGAGTATGCGATGATGTGTCGCTTCTCCCCCACCCATCTCACAACCTTGTCGCTATCAATGAGAGCCAGTAATTCAGGATCATGAGCCATATCTTCTCGCTTGAGCATGATACGATAAGCAGCTTGACCGGTTTCGGCCTCTTCAGGCGTGGCGTTGACTTGTTGGAGGAGCTGAGATCGAGTCACACTCTTGATGCCGTCTGCGCCGAGAAGGATATCAGCTTCACGGGTGAATGCCTCCCCATCTCTGGGCTGGAGCTTGAAGGTAACTTTAGGAGCGAAGCTCTCAACTTCGACCAAGCTCGTTGCGAATTGAAAGGTAATGGCGCTCTCTTTCTTGCAAGCTTCGTATAGATGACCAGCTAAGGAAGCTCGATGGCCACAGAGGTGCGAGAAACCGTATTTTCCCTTGATATCGGGCATATCAACATGAGCCAGCTCAACATTAGTTGCCCCCTCTGTAAGATGTCAGTATATGCTCCAAAGTCCTGGGATATGTAGACTTACGTCGAATACTGCTACCCGCTACACAAGTAGCTTCCTTCTCAATATCATCCCAGCACCCTAACCTATCAAGGATTCTCCCCATGTTTGGAGCCATTTGAATACCAGCTCCTACAAAACCAAGGCTACTGGCAGTCTCATAAACATCAATGTGCTTGAAACCTCGTTTGGCTAGAGCTAGGGCAGCTCCTAGTCCGCCCATGCCGGCGCCCATGATGGCGATTTGCAAGTCCTTGATGCTAGCCATGATGTTCAAGCCAATTGAATCTTTGTGAGGCCAATGGAAAGGATGGTATTAAAGATACAGACTTGGCATTTTGAGAAGTCGTTgagacttatatatatttagtcCAATAACGGTTGTTCCTTTATCCGATCTCGTTCATATCGTTACCATCCCGAATCAAATGCCGGTGCGGGGCCCCGAGCGGATGTACGCATCTCAATGGAGCTTGATCGATATATGTACGAGCCCGAGAAAGGCCTCTTCACAAACAACTAATTACATCTAGAAACGAAGAAATTCAAGTGtttttttgttttatttCCTTGTTCGGATCGTGCTAAGCTCCTATATCGGCGCAGATAATTCACATTATTCAGCGTCTGTAGAATCTGGGGTTCTCCGGTGTCGTCATCAATACACTTTGGCACATGTTTAAGCCATAAGCACTATCATGtgctcttctttttgttgaCTAAAATCTTAGACTTTTGTAACGATGCATTGGATAACGTGTCTTTGCGGGAGTGTTTCTCGGCATGCGGGAGAGACTTTGGAGACCGAAATGGCCTTTGGTCTTCCTCTCTGTCACTGCAATGTCTGCCGTTATTCGACTGGCTTGCTTTTCACGTCCTATCTTCCGACCGAAAAACCGAGATCTTTTGAGGGATTGGGTGTTTTTAAAGGAGCCGACGGCTCATGTCGGTATTTCTGCTCGATATGTGGCTGCCATGTATATCAATCACACAAAGATCAAGACGGCGAGTTGAGGTGGGGAGTGGCTACAGGTGTTATCACAAGAAGCGGTGATTCAAGCGCGAGAGTGAGTTATACGGCGCATCAAAAAGTTGATGATGCCATCGATGGAGGTGCTTCGATATGGCTTCCTCTTGAGACACAGCAGAATCCCTCCAACCGCTCACATTCGGGATCATTTACACCAAAATCGATGCATCTCGATGCACTCTGTGCGTGTGAAGCTATACATCTTCGCATCACACGCCCAAACGAGGCGAGCTATCTACCGCATCGCGCATACCCTGACCTAACGTATCCTTACTGTTCTACTGATGAGTCTATCACGTCAAACCCATCAGACGAGAAGTGGTGGATCAAGGGAGACAAATATCTCGCTGGAACCTGCATCTGTGAATCTTGTCGTCGAGCATCTGGTTTCGAAATACAGACCTGGGCCTTTATCCCCCGAGCCAACATATTCATCCCTTCTACAGATGGCTCAGGATCAGAGGTTGCATTGGACTTTGAGAGCTTACCGACGGGTGCTCTGAAATCGTATCAATCTTCGCAGGGGGCAGTTCGTCACTTCTGCGGTGGATGCGGCGCAACTGTGTTTTGGCGAGATGCTACCGATTCAAGTGTAGTTGACGTGAGTGTAGGAATATTCCGTGCTGATGAAGGAGCTAGAGCCGAGAACTGGTTTCATTGGCACAAGAGCCGTATAAGTTTCGCGGAAGAAGTGCAGAATCATCGATCTGGTCCCCTGGCTATAGCAGCCCAGGGTTTATTGGGTACTCTTTCAATGGGCCTGAAGGGAAGCTCTGAAGGTGGACTAGACTGATCATATTTCATAATCTTAAGTGAAGATCTTATGATAACGGCTGAGATTCCGCTTAAAGAAACCGTTGTTTCCTATAAAAACGGCCGTTAAATGTTGCAACGGCTAGGATCGACGTTTCGAAACAGTGTTGCATGAACAATAGGTCAGAGGTAAACAAACAGCAATAAAGCCGAGAAGAATTCAAGTACAAAATTCTTCCAACACAGCACTGCACTAGAATAAAGTCATGAAGCtaattaagcttatttacTCTATTTTGTCTAGCCTCATCATATTTCCCTCACTATCATAACATGTCTGTCATGAATAGACAACTCTACATACGATAAACATGCCCGCTAACAGAACCCCCCGAAATCTTAATCCCTGTCCCACCCAATAGAACTACACCTTTGCAACACGAGCATCGTTTCACAAAAGTGCTCGGTGTAGAATTCGATGTCGCTCTCGACCAAATTGGCAGGACATTTCAGCTATTACCATCCATCGGCATAAGTGACCAATTGAGCGTAGCACGTGCCTTGAGCGAAGATCATATAAAAAAGGATGGAAGGCAAAAGTAGAGACTGCTCTTTTCTGCAGAGGAAGAGTATTCTGGCAATCATGGTTGGTTCAAGTCTCGTTGGCCTATTGGCTGTTGTTTTTCAGATATGTTTCGTCAAGGCGGTGGACGTAGACGTTGCTGTTTCTGCTTACACCGGCGAAGTTGAGTCTGATTGGACTGCTGTTTACTACTCTAATCGGAATCCTCTATTGATTGGAAACGATGGCGGTCCTGATGAGGGAGGGTTTCACGTCTATGATCTCAATTCAAAGACTCCGTTGAAAGAAGTCGCTGCGAAAACACCTGGACGCAGCAAGCTTGTCACCACTGTTTACaatgtcaacaagaaggatATCCTCGTCACTATCGCTCAGCCAGATTCTATCGTCCGTGTGTATGAGATGCCAAAGTttgagcagatcaaggatGCAGACTTTAAAGTTCTAGGAGATTGGTCTGCGCTGTGCAGCTGGAAGAGTCCTGCTGGGAACGATTATGTCTACTTGTTTGGAAAAGGACAGGCAGCTCAACTACTCCTTCAGGAGACAAAGAAGTCATTTGAGTTTGTCCAGGTATGGTCCCTTCTAACAGAAACCGATAATGTTTGCTAACTTGCTAGATTCAAACTTTCCCTACTGACTTTGAAACATCGGGATGTGCCGTTTCACGCTCCGAGTCTCGCATGTATATCTCTACAGATGACGACAAGAGCGTTTATGCATTTTCACTCAAAGAGTCTACAAAAGCACCCAAGATCACCAAGGTTGGCAAGGTAGAAGATGATGTGACTGGCTTGGCCGTGTACGTTCCCAAGAAGGGCTCAGACTACTTGTTTGTCGCTCAAACAGACAAAATCACTGTCTACGATTCCTctttcaagctcaagggcaCACTATCTTTGACCGGACAAAAAGACATTGAAGTGCAGGGTCTGAACATCTATCAAGGTGCTACGAGCAAGTATCCTGCTGGTGCTCTGACATACGCCATTGAGTCAGAGGACGTTAACGGTTTCGCCGTCTCATCTCTTGAGAACGCTTTGAAGAATCTCAAGATTGAGGCCAACACCAAGTACGACCCCAGAAAGGTCAAGACAGACACCAAGACTGAGCCCATTTGCAAGACTTGTGGAGGCAACGGTTACTGCattaaggataagaagaataaaTGCGAGTGCTTTGCTGGTTTTGCTGGAAGTACCTGCAGCAGCTTCACATGCACCGACAAGTGTTCCGGTCATGGAAAGTGTGTTGGACCTAATGAATGCAAATGCGACAAGGGATGGGGTGGTCTTCACTGCTCGTTTCTTCTCGTTGAGCCAACCTATGAGACTGAATCTCgtcttggtgatggtgacgatCCCGCAATCTGGATCTCTCCTGATGGACCGGAAAAGTCTCGAATTGTCACGACGATGAAGTCTGGAAAAGAAGCTGGTCTTGGCGTTTTCGACTTGGCTGGTAA
This genomic stretch from Fusarium oxysporum f. sp. lycopersici 4287 chromosome 2, whole genome shotgun sequence harbors:
- a CDS encoding translation initiation factor 3 subunit G, encoding MAAAVANQPKHDWADDDDIEETSTDLPEPQTISNKDGTKTIITFRYDDDGRKVKTTRRIRFTTHTETVNPRVADRKTWPKFGLSAKDPPGPAPDTTSVGENIIFRPSVNWRKAEKDESADANAQSMKDKLKDKQVKCRICNGQHFTARCPYKDTMAPIGETGAADVAAGMGDEPSAAGAGAAGAKKGSYVPPALRGDRGAGERMGSKFGERDDFATLRVTNVSAVMPPLYIFILTTSRSPRWQRSKSCATCSSASAASPEYSLPRTGKPVWPRALRSSASRIGAMPSRLVRRWTDLVSSISFCGWSLPRRLSKADDVLILSWVSCHAR
- a CDS encoding translation initiation factor 3 subunit G, which codes for MAAAVANQPKHDWADDDDIEETSTDLPEPQTISNKDGTKTIITFRYDDDGRKVKTTRRIRFTTHTETVNPRVADRKTWPKFGLSAKDPPGPAPDTTSVGENIIFRPSVNWRKAEKDESADANAQSMKDKLKDKQVKCRICNGQHFTARCPYKDTMAPIGETGAADVAAGMGDEPSAAGAGAAGAKKGSYVPPALRGDRGAGERMGSKFGERDDFATLRVTNVSEMAEEQELRDMFERFGRVTRVFLAKDRETGMAKGFAFISFADRGDAVKACAKMDGFGFKHLILRVEFAKKAQ
- a CDS encoding salicylate hydroxylase encodes the protein MASIKDLQIAIMGAGMGGLGAALALAKRGFKHIDVYETASSLGFVGAGIQMAPNMGRILDRLGCWDDIEKEATCVAGSSIRQGATNVELAHVDMPDIKGKYGFSHLCGHRASLAGHLYEACKKESAITFQFATSLVEVESFAPKVTFKLQPRDGEAFTREADILLGADGIKSVTRSQLLQQVNATPEEAETGQAAYRIMLKREDMAHDPELLALIDSDKVVRWVGEKRHIIAYSIANKSIYNLSTVQPDDNFASAPSITYTTKGSKKVMLEVFETFCPLVQKMLNLVPEGEVCEWRLRMYKPLPTWTQGSVALLGDACHPTLPHLSQGAAMAIEDGSTIAEVLSLAPDTQPETIAKCLKVYEQSRKEWTSNLVEMAYLSGRTLHLGEGKAKEERDRMFKEHKTSGSVPDKWTSPDVQKMIYTNDCVAKVRSEFETAFAAA